Part of the Methanothermobacter sp. MT-2 genome is shown below.
TGAAAGTTACGCCTATAAAGACCAGGTGCTGAAAACACTCTCAGAGACCCTGAAAATCCCAATAGAAGAAGTTGAGGAATTAATAGCCAAAAACCTTGACATGGCCAGGATAGAATCATCCCATTCATCAATGGAACAAGCAAAACTTTTCAGACTTGAAAAACAAATAGACCTAGACCTAGGACTAGATTACCTATACCACCTAGAACTCCTAGATGAAAAACAGGTGAATTCAATAAAAGAAGATATCATAGAACAATTAGAAGTCTCAGGAAAACTAGAAATCGACCCAGAAAAATATAAAAAACTGATAGAAAAGGCCAGAGAAAAAATAATAAAAATCCTAGAGGGGAGCGGATGATAAAAGATTTCATAAGAAAAAGATCCATCCACGTTTGCCTAATCTGCACCGGAGGATGCAACGGATGTGACATAGAAGTAGCCGCACTCCTATCAAAAAGATACGACCTCGAACAATACGGCATATATTATCATAACAACCCACGTGAATGCGACGCCTTACTAGTCACTGGACACGTGGCAAAACAATGGCAAGAAAAACTCATAGAATTATACAACAAAGTCCCAGAACCGAAAGCAGTGCTTGCAATAGGAGCATGCGCCCTAACAGGGGGCATATTCCAACAAGAATCAGATAAAACAGGAGCCCCTGTAAGCAACTTCATCCCAGTAGACGCCGAAGTCCCAGGCTGCCCGCCAAGACCAGCAGAGATAGCCACAGCCATACTAAAATACGTGCCAGGAGTCCTCGCCAGCTACTCAAAATAAAATTTGAGGGAAACTTATGAGTTATGTACCAATCGGACCAATCCACCCAGGCATAAAAGAACCATTAAGAATAAAACTCAAAACAGAAGGAGAACGTGTAGTGGCCGCCGAAGTCGACCTAGGATATTTCTATCGCGGCGCCGAACAAATAGCCAAAGGCAAACCCTGGCAGAAAGTAGCCTACCTCTCAGAGAGAGTCTGCGGCATATGCTCCCACTTCCACCCCGTAACATTTATTGAAGGCATAGAAAAGATCGCAGAATGCGAACCACCCCTAAGAGCACAATACCTCCGCATAATAGTAGGAGAACTCAACCGCATACAAAGCCATCTAATCGCCAATGCCATATACTTCCTGGCAATAGAACACGAAACCCTCGGAATATACCTCCTAAACATCCGAGAAAAAATAATGGACCTCACAGAAATGATAACAGGAAACAGAGTACACTACGCCTGGAACGTAGTCGGCGGAGTGCGAATGGACATCAAAGAAAACCAAACCAAAAAAATACTAGAAAACCTGGATATAGTGGAACCAGCAGTATACAGATACCGTAAAATGTTCAAAACAGGAGCATTCCTAGGCCTAAGATCCAAGGACATAGGAAAAATGACCAGAGAAGAAGCAATAGATGTAAGGGCAGTAGGACCCATAGCACGGGGCTCAGGAGTCAAATTCGACTGGAGACAAAAACATCCAACCTTCACAGACTACTTCGACTTCAAACCAGTCTGGAGAAAAGAAGGCGACAACTATGCAAGGATAATGGTAAGATTCGACGAAATACTAGAATCCATAAAAATAATAAGAAGAGCCATCAATGAACTGCCAAAAGGGCCCATAAGGAAAGAATGCGAAATACCCGAAGGTTCAATCGATAACAGATACGAAGCCCCAAGAGGAGAAGTCACATACATATTCACAACAGCAAAAAATGGCATCATAAAAGATATAACCATAAGAACCCCAACTATAATGAACCTTGAAGCCTGCGCAAAGCACATGTTCAATGATTCACCCACAATAGCAGACGCCGTGGCCATATACCAAAGCATAGATCCTTGTATTGCCTGCACAGAACGTGTAACAATAGTCGATGAACACGGAAACCAAAAAGACTTCAATGGCATAAACAGCCTCCTCAGAGCATACCCCCGCCAAAGAAATAAGAGGGAATGAGAGGTAAATCACAATGTCCTCTGTAATATGGTACATATATGAATTCGCTAGGAAAAAATGGATTAAAAGATTCCTAGATGCCAAGACAGACCCGGAAATAGTCGAATCACCATCAAGGTTCAGAGACTTCCCACAAGTACAAAAAGAATTATGCATCTCTTGCGGCGCTTGCGTAGCCTCCTGCCCCTCACCAGGAGCCATAAAACTAGTGAGAGACGAAGAAATGGAAATGGCCTACCCAGTTATAAATAAATCAGCTTGTATAAGATGCGGTTTCTGCGTTGAAGTATGCCCAACAGAACCAAAGACCCTCAAAACAGGTGAAAACTATCTCATAAAAGAAGAATACAAGATACTCCCCAAAGAAACCCTCTATGTCATTGATGACTACCTTTGCATACGCTGCGAAAAATGCATAGACGCTTGCAAAGTCGGAGCCATATCATCCAAGGATAATATAATCACCATAGACCAATCAAAATGCGTATCCTGTGGAGATTGCATCCAAACCTGTCCAATAAAAGGAGCCATAAAAGAAGTCTTCATCACAAACATCGACGAACAAAAAGAAATAATCAACCTATTAGTTGAAAGCCTAGAGAACACCATAAACCAGGAAGTTGAAAGAGTTAGAAAATTGCCAGATTATGACCCTGAAAAACTTATAAAATTAGAATTCCCATTAGATGAGCTCATAGACAAAGCCCTCGAAATACTCCCAGACAAAGAAATGGTAACCAAGATAATAGAAAAGATAACAGACAGACTAAAAATCAACGTAATAACATGGGATGAAGACAAATGCAAAGGTTGCAGATTATGCATCGATGAGTGCCCTACAGGCGCCCTAACCTACAACGAAGAAAAGGGCGTCACTGAAAGAGACCCTGAAAAGTGTCTCAGATGCAGCATATGCTACCAAACATGCCCATTCGGCGTCCCAGGATTATACACTGCACGGTTCCTCCTAAAAGATGATAAAATCCTCATAACATTAAAACCATCCCAAATATCTAAGAGGGGCTGATAAAATCCCTGTAACCGTCGAAACATACAAACCAATAAGGGAACTAGAAGTCGAATACGAGATAGATGACAAAAAATGCAAGGAATGTAAAGACAGACCCTGCCTTAAAGTCTGCCCAGTCGACGCCATACATGAAGCACCCCCAGACAAACACATTGAAATAGACGAAAAATGTATAGGATGCATACTATGCAGAGAAGCATGCCCCTACGACGCCATAAAAATGAAAACCACACTATCAGAGCCCATAAGAGAACCAATACCAACCATAAACCCAAAACTTTGCCTAAACTGCGGGGCTTGCGTAGCAGCCTGTAAAACAGGCGCCATAGAACTCGTAGCCTCTGGAAAAGAGGAGATACACCCAGTAATAGACGAGGAAAAATGTGTGAGATGCGGTTACTGCGCACGAGCATGCCCATCAGAAGCCATAAAATACGGCGAAATACTACCAAGGGCCGTGGCCACGGGAAAAGCCCTAGTAATAGACCCAAAACAATGTATAGGTTGCATGACCTGCACTAGAGTCTGCCCATCCAAAGGCGCGATAAAAGTTGGGAAAGTAAGTAAATTACCCTACATAGACCCGGCATACTGTGCAAGATGTGAAAAATGCATGGATGTATGCCCATCAACCGCCATCAAATACACCACAAGAACCACAGCCTCCAGGAAATTTAATAGGATACATACAATGGAGATCGCATCAGAAGTTCTAGAAAAAGAAACAGAAAGATTGGCAGAGGCTGCAAGCAAGATAAACTCCATCCTAGAAAATATTGCCAATGACATTTCAACAAGCCATGATGAAAAAAGCTTTGAAATAGATGTAACAGACCGTATAATGGATGAAATCAAAGAAATCATGGCCAAAGATGTTGAAATAGATGAGATAGTGGATATAATTGAAAAGACCAAAGCAAAGAGGTCAATAATAAGCTTGGAGGAAAAGTGTATTGGTTGTGGGGCTTGTGTAGATGAATGCCCAGTAAATTGTATAGAACTTGAAATGCCAGCCCCAATCACTATTGGAGAAGAATGCGTATATTGTGGAAAATGTGTACAAGCTTGTCCAGTAGAGGCAATATCACTCAAAGAAGAATTCTTCACCACAAAAGATGATAGGATACTATTTATAAGAAGGGAGATCAAGGGGCCGAGAACTGGAGAAGTCATCCCAGATGAGATGATCTGCCAGGCATGTGGTATCTGCGTGAACAGATGCCCAGTAAATGCCCTAAATCTCAAAGACGATAAAATAATAGTTGACCAGGGGGCATGTATCAGCTGCGGTGAATGTGAAAGCATATGCCCAGTAAATGCTATCAAACTCAAAATAAACTAAACGGCCCATAAATGGGGTTTTCTGGTGTATAAAATGGATATAAAATTTAAAAAAAGTAAAGATGCGCTTAACAAGGACATACAGGGAAAATATATGGACCTAGAGGCTATAGAAGGTCCAAGATTAGATATTGGAAAATGTAAACTAGAAGGAGAGTTTATAACAATCTCCCCAGAATGTGTAAGATGTAACCTATGCGCCGAAGAATGTCCAGTGGATGCCATAGCCGAAGCTAAATCCACCAGACAAGCCAGAGTCCTTGAAAATTGTGTGAAATGTGAAATATGTGCCCAGACTTGTCCCATAAGATGCATAAATGTTATGGAAAGCACAACAACAATAGATAAAGATGTGAAATACCATCTAAAAGACTTGAAAATACCCCACAGAATATTGAGGATGAAAAACATAGAAGTGGACAAGGAAAAATGCAAGGCTTGTGGCACATGTGTCAGATTCTGCCCCACCAACGCAATAAAAGTAGATGAAACCGCAATTATAGATACCAGCAGGTGCATTGGCTGCGGAGCCTGTGCAAACGTGTGTGAAGAAGGCGCGATAAAACTCGAAAGAGAACTTGGACCTGTGATAAAAACAAAAGAGCTTCTAATAGACCAGGATGCATGCGTTGCATGTCAAATATGTGAAGAAAATTGTCCAACAGAAGCCATAAGATTAGAAGATGAGAAGCTCATATTCTCAGAGGATAAATGCATCCTATGTGAACTTTGCTCTACTAAATGCCCAGTCGGGGCATTAAAATTAGAGAGGTTATCCCA
Proteins encoded:
- a CDS encoding (NiFe)-hydrogenase-3-type complex Eha, EhaM encodes the protein MTDETIKKIKLWKLESYAYKDQVLKTLSETLKIPIEEVEELIAKNLDMARIESSHSSMEQAKLFRLEKQIDLDLGLDYLYHLELLDEKQVNSIKEDIIEQLEVSGKLEIDPEKYKKLIEKAREKIIKILEGSG
- a CDS encoding NADH ubiquinone oxidoreductase 20 kDa subunit, which produces MIKDFIRKRSIHVCLICTGGCNGCDIEVAALLSKRYDLEQYGIYYHNNPRECDALLVTGHVAKQWQEKLIELYNKVPEPKAVLAIGACALTGGIFQQESDKTGAPVSNFIPVDAEVPGCPPRPAEIATAILKYVPGVLASYSK
- a CDS encoding 4Fe-4S ferredoxin iron-sulfur binding domain-containing protein, which translates into the protein MSSVIWYIYEFARKKWIKRFLDAKTDPEIVESPSRFRDFPQVQKELCISCGACVASCPSPGAIKLVRDEEMEMAYPVINKSACIRCGFCVEVCPTEPKTLKTGENYLIKEEYKILPKETLYVIDDYLCIRCEKCIDACKVGAISSKDNIITIDQSKCVSCGDCIQTCPIKGAIKEVFITNIDEQKEIINLLVESLENTINQEVERVRKLPDYDPEKLIKLEFPLDELIDKALEILPDKEMVTKIIEKITDRLKINVITWDEDKCKGCRLCIDECPTGALTYNEEKGVTERDPEKCLRCSICYQTCPFGVPGLYTARFLLKDDKILITLKPSQISKRG
- a CDS encoding 4Fe-4S ferredoxin iron-sulfur binding domain-containing protein; protein product: MKTTLSEPIREPIPTINPKLCLNCGACVAACKTGAIELVASGKEEIHPVIDEEKCVRCGYCARACPSEAIKYGEILPRAVATGKALVIDPKQCIGCMTCTRVCPSKGAIKVGKVSKLPYIDPAYCARCEKCMDVCPSTAIKYTTRTTASRKFNRIHTMEIASEVLEKETERLAEAASKINSILENIANDISTSHDEKSFEIDVTDRIMDEIKEIMAKDVEIDEIVDIIEKTKAKRSIISLEEKCIGCGACVDECPVNCIELEMPAPITIGEECVYCGKCVQACPVEAISLKEEFFTTKDDRILFIRREIKGPRTGEVIPDEMICQACGICVNRCPVNALNLKDDKIIVDQGACISCGECESICPVNAIKLKIN
- a CDS encoding tungsten containing formylmethanofuran dehydrogenase, subunit F; this encodes MDIKFKKSKDALNKDIQGKYMDLEAIEGPRLDIGKCKLEGEFITISPECVRCNLCAEECPVDAIAEAKSTRQARVLENCVKCEICAQTCPIRCINVMESTTTIDKDVKYHLKDLKIPHRILRMKNIEVDKEKCKACGTCVRFCPTNAIKVDETAIIDTSRCIGCGACANVCEEGAIKLERELGPVIKTKELLIDQDACVACQICEENCPTEAIRLEDEKLIFSEDKCILCELCSTKCPVGALKLERLSHES